From one Enterococcus sp. DIV2402 genomic stretch:
- the coaD gene encoding pantetheine-phosphate adenylyltransferase yields the protein MKKIALFPGSFDPLTMGHLDTIERGSKIFDELYVGIFVNTNKHSFFSVEEKVKLVNDAVAHLPNVTVISQETELTVTTAQRLGASFLLRGVRNMKDYEYEREIMEMNRHLDPNLETVFLVAKSEYSHISSSLIKEVLLFGGDVQKYLPKNVYEAIKKR from the coding sequence ATGAAAAAAATCGCATTATTTCCAGGAAGTTTTGATCCATTAACGATGGGACATTTAGATACCATTGAGCGAGGGTCTAAAATCTTTGATGAGCTTTATGTGGGGATTTTTGTTAATACCAATAAGCATTCATTTTTTTCAGTAGAAGAAAAAGTGAAATTAGTGAATGATGCAGTAGCACATTTACCAAATGTGACCGTTATTTCTCAAGAAACCGAATTAACAGTCACAACTGCCCAACGCTTAGGCGCGAGTTTTTTATTACGTGGTGTGCGTAATATGAAAGATTATGAATATGAACGTGAAATTATGGAAATGAATCGTCATTTAGACCCAAATTTGGAAACAGTCTTTTTAGTAGCAAAATCTGAATATAGTCATATCAGTTCTAGTTTGATTAAAGAAGTGCTATTATTTGGAGGAGACGTTCAAAAATATCTTCCTAAGAATGTCTATGAAGCGATTAAGAAGCGGTGA
- a CDS encoding Tex family protein: MNDKIIQLLQKELTQYRGNQLTKVLELLGEGNTVPFIARYRKEMTGGLDEVQIREIEERYTYLENLEKRKEEVLRLIDEQEKLTPELKNSILVATKMQQVEDLYRPYKQKRRTKATIAKENGLEPLATWLLAFPKEDVYQKAQSFVNEAIETSEEALQGAHEILAEQFGDSATFRTWIRSYLFNKGSYVSKVKDADKDEKGVYEMYYDFSEPINKIVSHRILATNRGEKEDILKVSLEVDETKIFDYFNRQLIQQPQSTAAPFIIEAYQDAYKRFIGPAIEREIRNELTEKADEQAIAIFGENLRNLLLQPPLKGKVVLGFDPAYRTGCKLAVVDATGKLLAIEVIYPHKPAAPNKRQAAGPALKNLIETHQVDMVAIGNGTASRESEQFVAEQLKDIAREVFYVIVNEAGASVYSASDTARQEFPELPVEERSAISIARRLQDPLAELVKIEPKAVGVGQYQHDVSQKRLGEQLDFVVETVVNQVGVDVNTASPQLLQHVSGLNKTTAQNIVKYREENGAFVQRNQLKKVPRLGPKAYEQAIGFLRIPGGKNILDNTGIHPESYAVAKDILALVDLSSEQLGTESAKEALAQLNVIQTANELTVGNETVLDIIKALLQPGRDMRDEMPAPLLRKDVLSMEDLKTGMELKGTVRNVIDFGAFVDIGVKQDGLVHISKLSKTFVKHPKDIVSVGDVVTVWIDQVDVNKGRISLTMLDPGSSK; encoded by the coding sequence ATGAACGATAAAATTATTCAGTTATTGCAAAAAGAACTTACGCAATATCGTGGAAACCAACTAACAAAAGTGTTGGAATTATTAGGAGAAGGAAATACTGTTCCTTTTATTGCTCGTTATCGGAAAGAAATGACTGGCGGATTGGATGAAGTGCAAATTCGTGAGATTGAAGAACGATATACGTATTTAGAAAATTTAGAAAAACGTAAAGAAGAAGTGTTGCGTTTAATTGATGAACAAGAAAAATTAACACCTGAATTAAAAAATTCTATTTTAGTGGCAACAAAGATGCAACAAGTAGAGGATTTATATCGTCCCTATAAACAAAAACGTCGAACAAAAGCTACGATTGCAAAAGAAAATGGTTTAGAACCCCTTGCAACATGGTTATTAGCTTTTCCTAAAGAAGATGTCTATCAAAAAGCACAGAGTTTTGTGAATGAAGCAATTGAAACATCTGAAGAAGCGTTACAAGGTGCCCATGAAATTTTAGCAGAACAATTTGGTGATTCTGCGACATTTCGTACATGGATTCGTAGTTATCTTTTTAATAAAGGAAGCTACGTCAGTAAGGTCAAAGATGCAGATAAAGATGAAAAAGGCGTTTACGAAATGTACTATGATTTTTCTGAACCGATTAATAAAATTGTCTCTCATCGTATCTTAGCCACAAATCGTGGTGAAAAAGAGGACATCTTGAAAGTTTCTCTAGAAGTGGATGAAACGAAAATTTTTGATTATTTTAACCGACAATTAATTCAACAACCACAGTCAACAGCCGCGCCTTTTATTATTGAAGCCTATCAAGACGCGTATAAACGCTTTATTGGTCCAGCAATTGAACGCGAAATTCGCAATGAATTAACTGAAAAAGCAGATGAGCAAGCGATTGCGATTTTTGGTGAGAATTTACGCAATCTATTATTACAACCGCCCTTAAAGGGAAAAGTAGTATTGGGATTTGACCCAGCGTATCGTACAGGATGTAAATTAGCAGTAGTTGATGCAACAGGTAAGCTTTTAGCGATTGAAGTTATCTACCCACATAAACCGGCGGCACCAAATAAACGTCAAGCGGCAGGACCAGCATTGAAGAACTTAATTGAAACTCATCAAGTAGATATGGTTGCCATTGGGAATGGAACCGCTAGTCGCGAATCAGAACAATTTGTTGCGGAACAATTAAAAGACATTGCACGCGAAGTCTTTTATGTGATTGTCAATGAGGCCGGAGCTTCAGTATATTCTGCGAGTGATACTGCTCGTCAAGAATTCCCAGAATTACCAGTAGAAGAGCGTAGCGCAATTAGTATCGCTCGTCGTTTACAAGACCCACTAGCCGAATTAGTGAAGATTGAGCCAAAAGCAGTCGGTGTGGGTCAATATCAGCACGATGTTTCTCAAAAGCGTTTAGGAGAACAATTGGATTTTGTGGTAGAAACCGTAGTAAACCAAGTCGGTGTAGATGTGAATACCGCAAGTCCTCAACTTTTACAACATGTTTCTGGGTTGAATAAGACGACAGCTCAAAATATCGTTAAGTACCGTGAAGAAAACGGTGCTTTTGTGCAACGAAACCAATTAAAAAAAGTTCCACGTTTAGGACCTAAAGCATATGAACAAGCAATTGGATTTTTACGTATTCCAGGTGGAAAAAATATTTTAGATAATACAGGCATTCACCCAGAGAGCTACGCTGTTGCCAAAGATATTTTAGCGTTAGTCGATCTTTCATCAGAGCAATTAGGAACAGAGTCTGCGAAAGAAGCGTTAGCTCAATTGAATGTGATCCAAACTGCGAACGAGTTAACCGTGGGCAACGAAACTGTTTTAGATATTATCAAAGCCTTACTTCAACCAGGAAGAGACATGCGTGATGAAATGCCTGCGCCTCTTTTACGTAAAGATGTGCTTTCCATGGAAGACCTGAAAACAGGAATGGAGTTAAAAGGTACAGTACGTAATGTTATTGATTTTGGTGCCTTTGTTGATATTGGTGTGAAACAAGATGGTTTGGTTCATATTTCTAAATTAAGTAAAACTTTTGTTAAACATCCCAAAGATATTGTATCTGTGGGTGATGTGGTTACGGTTTGGATTGATCAAGTCGATGTCAATAAAGGGCGAATCAGCTTAACCATGCTTGATCCTGGATCGTCTAAATGA
- a CDS encoding SepM family pheromone-processing serine protease, which yields MKNRTSVNYLLSIVVALTIVASVFIPLPYYIEQPGSTIDLKELVTVNDQKDDNPGSFSLTSVGIRQASVVTAIKAKFDPFEDVVSEKELFGESSGAEYDRIQQYYMTSSQNNAIEQALKQAKRPYHFDYKGVYVMGIESNSNFIDKISVGDTVTKVDGKTFKNTQEFMSYVQGKKANDEVTITYLQDGEEKEATAKLITLEANKKAGIGITLVDHTEIQSDDKIDFHVENIGGPSAGLMFTLEIYEQLVDQDLRKGKNIAGTGTMNNDGTIGRIGGIDKKVASASKEGVEIFFAPDDEITAEQKAAYPELKTNYEEAVEAMKKIKSDMKIVPVKTLQDALDYLEKM from the coding sequence ATGAAAAATAGAACCTCTGTCAATTATCTTTTATCTATTGTGGTGGCGTTGACAATTGTGGCAAGTGTCTTTATTCCATTGCCTTATTATATTGAACAGCCCGGCTCGACCATTGATTTAAAAGAACTCGTTACAGTCAACGACCAAAAAGATGATAATCCTGGTTCATTTTCGCTAACGTCAGTAGGGATTCGCCAAGCATCAGTTGTTACAGCAATTAAAGCCAAGTTTGATCCTTTTGAAGATGTCGTTAGTGAAAAAGAACTATTTGGGGAGTCAAGTGGTGCGGAATATGACCGTATTCAACAATATTATATGACTTCATCCCAAAATAATGCGATTGAGCAAGCATTAAAACAAGCGAAACGTCCGTATCATTTCGACTACAAAGGTGTCTATGTGATGGGAATTGAATCCAATTCCAATTTCATCGATAAAATTTCTGTAGGAGACACAGTTACTAAAGTTGATGGTAAAACGTTTAAGAACACCCAAGAATTTATGAGTTATGTTCAAGGGAAAAAAGCCAATGATGAAGTAACGATAACTTATCTTCAAGATGGCGAAGAGAAAGAAGCCACGGCTAAATTAATTACTTTAGAGGCAAATAAAAAAGCTGGGATTGGCATTACTTTAGTCGATCATACAGAAATTCAATCAGATGACAAAATTGATTTCCACGTAGAAAATATTGGAGGTCCTTCTGCGGGATTAATGTTTACTTTAGAAATATATGAACAGTTAGTCGATCAGGATTTGCGTAAAGGGAAAAACATTGCGGGGACTGGAACCATGAATAACGATGGAACCATTGGTCGTATTGGAGGAATCGATAAAAAAGTTGCCAGTGCTAGTAAAGAAGGCGTTGAAATTTTCTTTGCACCTGACGATGAGATTACTGCAGAACAAAAAGCTGCCTATCCCGAATTAAAAACCAACTACGAAGAAGCCGTAGAAGCAATGAAAAAAATTAAATCAGATATGAAAATTGTCCCTGTAAAAACATTACAGGATGCATTAGATTATCTTGAAAAAATGTAA
- the rsmD gene encoding 16S rRNA (guanine(966)-N(2))-methyltransferase RsmD — protein sequence MRVVSGTYRGRRLKSLDGDNTRPTSDKVKESIFNMIGPYFDGGKVLDLFAGSGGLAIEAISRGMEHAVCVDRSYPAMKVIQENIKITKEPEKFTTLKMDANQAIQKLSHGENSFDLILLDPPYAKQQIVTQLEKMLDENLLNSDCLVVCETDKGVVLPEELQTLVQIRHQVYGMSAVTIYRNEV from the coding sequence ATGCGTGTAGTATCAGGAACTTATCGTGGTCGCCGTTTGAAAAGTTTAGATGGTGATAATACACGACCAACCTCTGACAAGGTAAAAGAATCGATTTTTAATATGATTGGTCCGTATTTTGATGGAGGCAAAGTGTTAGATTTATTTGCAGGCAGTGGTGGATTAGCCATTGAAGCAATTTCTAGAGGAATGGAGCACGCTGTTTGTGTTGACCGTAGTTATCCTGCAATGAAAGTGATTCAAGAAAATATTAAAATTACGAAAGAGCCCGAGAAATTTACGACTCTTAAAATGGATGCTAATCAAGCGATACAAAAATTATCTCATGGAGAAAATTCTTTTGATTTGATTTTGTTAGATCCGCCCTATGCAAAACAGCAAATTGTCACGCAATTAGAAAAGATGTTAGATGAAAATCTATTGAATTCAGACTGTTTAGTTGTTTGTGAAACAGATAAGGGTGTTGTTTTGCCAGAGGAACTGCAAACACTTGTCCAAATTAGACATCAGGTGTATGGGATGTCAGCAGTTACTATTTATAGAAATGAGGTCTAA
- a CDS encoding SprT family protein has protein sequence MTPFELQELVEKISLEFFDKPFQHKAVFNARLKTTGGRYHLNDHHLDFNPKMLTQGMEVFIGIIKHELCHYHLHLAGKGYQHKDWEFKELLTQTGGLRFAPSPPREVKVLIYQCQNCEKCVQRRQRINTERYVCGACRGKLQYLDTTIISLGK, from the coding sequence ATGACACCATTTGAATTGCAAGAATTGGTTGAAAAAATATCGCTTGAATTTTTTGATAAACCTTTTCAACATAAGGCTGTATTTAATGCGCGTCTAAAAACAACAGGTGGTCGGTATCATTTGAATGATCATCACTTAGATTTTAATCCTAAGATGTTAACACAGGGAATGGAAGTATTTATCGGAATTATCAAACATGAGCTTTGTCATTATCATCTACATTTAGCAGGTAAAGGTTATCAGCATAAAGATTGGGAATTTAAAGAATTACTTACTCAAACAGGTGGACTTAGGTTTGCGCCCAGTCCACCTCGAGAAGTAAAAGTTTTGATTTATCAATGCCAAAACTGTGAGAAATGTGTCCAACGACGTCAAAGAATTAATACGGAACGCTACGTGTGTGGCGCTTGTCGTGGGAAGCTCCAATACTTAGATACAACAATTATTTCTTTGGGAAAATGA
- a CDS encoding YlbF family regulator, whose product MIYDDQFFEIEDQVQKLLTCLKRSQTFQTYIDNKKILYEDADVQGIRTDFLTKKESFDRVAAYGGYAPDHREKQRALRKSKRALDLHPLVAEFRFSETELQGILDEMGIKIAHCISDDIKVDTGNPFFETKSSCGGKCHVS is encoded by the coding sequence TTGATTTACGATGATCAATTTTTTGAAATAGAAGACCAGGTACAAAAATTATTAACGTGTTTGAAACGAAGTCAGACATTTCAAACATATATTGATAATAAGAAAATTTTATATGAAGATGCAGATGTACAAGGAATAAGAACGGACTTTTTAACTAAAAAAGAATCTTTTGACCGTGTTGCAGCTTATGGAGGGTATGCACCTGATCATCGCGAGAAGCAACGAGCTTTGCGAAAATCAAAGCGTGCATTAGATTTACATCCGCTAGTTGCTGAGTTTCGCTTTTCAGAAACAGAACTGCAAGGAATTTTAGATGAAATGGGTATAAAAATTGCCCATTGTATTTCAGACGATATTAAAGTAGATACAGGAAATCCATTCTTTGAAACAAAATCAAGTTGTGGAGGGAAATGCCATGTCAGTTAA
- a CDS encoding metallophosphoesterase family protein, producing the protein MKPYVYVISDIHGQLDLFKKLLESFDPVHHQLVLIGDLNDRGKKSKECFLLGKELVEKYGAIYLRGNHEEYFLQFLHAPEDWMTGYVRNGGKETIDSLLHPGATEEYSPTEIAMMIRSRYKDLVDFLMDRPLSFEWGKYLFVHAGVDLTKKDWKETDPRDFIWIRDSFHTGKNNTGKTIVFGHTITPMLHGDMKTTDLWISDHKIGIDGGAVFGGSVHGVIFDQKGIVQDIEYQNVSGPWQPDF; encoded by the coding sequence ATGAAACCATATGTTTATGTGATTAGCGATATTCATGGTCAACTTGATTTGTTTAAGAAATTATTAGAAAGCTTTGATCCAGTTCATCATCAACTAGTTTTAATTGGTGACTTAAATGATCGAGGAAAAAAAAGCAAAGAATGTTTTTTATTAGGAAAAGAATTAGTTGAAAAATATGGTGCGATTTATCTTCGAGGGAATCATGAAGAATATTTTTTACAATTTTTGCATGCGCCGGAAGATTGGATGACAGGTTATGTACGTAATGGTGGCAAAGAAACTATTGATAGTTTGCTTCATCCTGGAGCGACAGAGGAGTATTCACCTACGGAAATTGCGATGATGATACGTTCTCGTTACAAAGACTTAGTTGATTTTTTGATGGATCGTCCATTGAGTTTTGAGTGGGGCAAGTATTTATTTGTCCATGCCGGAGTGGATTTAACAAAAAAGGATTGGAAAGAAACCGATCCTCGTGATTTTATTTGGATTCGAGACTCGTTTCATACAGGGAAAAATAATACAGGAAAAACAATTGTCTTTGGTCATACGATCACACCGATGTTACACGGAGATATGAAAACCACAGATTTATGGATTTCTGATCATAAAATCGGAATTGATGGTGGAGCGGTGTTTGGTGGTTCGGTTCATGGAGTGATTTTTGACCAAAAAGGAATTGTTCAAGATATTGAATATCAAAATGTGTCTGGTCCATGGCAACCAGATTTTTAA
- a CDS encoding DUF1149 family protein: MEIKRQKPVVETYHFDMRNPEQEAETKLNVGFAPLKPQENYPEENTVLGARLQFEVVFPEFIISGAIGQINHIVNRKITGPNDLSKVEADELVEPLFEMLQRLTYEVTEIVTDQPGIKLNFNNQENED, encoded by the coding sequence TTGGAAATAAAAAGACAAAAACCAGTAGTTGAAACATATCACTTTGATATGCGTAATCCAGAGCAAGAAGCAGAAACAAAATTAAACGTTGGTTTTGCGCCATTAAAACCACAAGAAAATTATCCAGAAGAAAATACAGTTTTAGGTGCTCGTTTGCAATTTGAAGTGGTCTTCCCAGAGTTTATTATTAGTGGAGCGATTGGACAAATCAATCATATTGTCAATCGTAAAATCACAGGCCCTAATGACCTATCAAAGGTTGAAGCAGATGAATTAGTTGAACCTTTATTTGAAATGCTGCAACGTTTAACATACGAAGTAACAGAAATTGTCACAGATCAACCAGGTATCAAATTAAACTTTAACAATCAAGAAAATGAGGATTGA
- a CDS encoding YlbG family protein yields MSVNTEEFTMQKRRGLIVWVYSLRQLKNLRRFGFVHYVSRRMKYVVMYVNEENVEENREKIERLHFVRNVDISHRPDIEMNFAEKIGTKAAFQVTEDKDDIEERNTTIRLAENV; encoded by the coding sequence ATGTCAGTTAACACTGAGGAATTTACGATGCAAAAAAGACGAGGACTGATTGTCTGGGTGTATAGTTTGCGTCAGTTAAAGAACTTAAGACGTTTCGGATTTGTTCATTATGTTTCAAGACGCATGAAATATGTAGTGATGTATGTGAATGAAGAAAATGTTGAAGAGAACCGAGAAAAAATTGAACGCCTTCATTTTGTGCGTAATGTAGACATTTCTCACCGTCCAGATATCGAAATGAACTTCGCCGAAAAAATTGGCACCAAAGCGGCCTTCCAAGTAACCGAAGACAAAGACGATATTGAAGAACGAAATACAACAATTCGCCTAGCCGAAAACGTATAG
- a CDS encoding VOC family protein — MFSNEMQVMIYVDDVPAAVDFWTELGFIVIEKQELDGTLVVEIAASSDAQTHFVLYDREFIERHSPEVATNSPSIMFVSNQIVDLYKKLLSMDVEVGELIQMEEQMVFNFADRDGNYYAVSGK; from the coding sequence ATGTTTTCAAATGAGATGCAAGTGATGATTTATGTAGATGATGTTCCCGCAGCAGTTGATTTTTGGACAGAATTGGGATTTATCGTGATTGAAAAACAAGAATTAGACGGAACACTTGTCGTTGAAATTGCAGCGTCAAGTGATGCGCAAACCCATTTTGTTTTATATGATCGTGAATTTATTGAACGTCATTCACCAGAAGTTGCGACAAATTCACCATCAATTATGTTTGTTTCTAATCAAATTGTCGATTTATATAAAAAACTATTATCTATGGATGTTGAAGTTGGCGAATTGATTCAAATGGAAGAACAAATGGTCTTTAATTTTGCAGACCGTGATGGAAATTATTACGCTGTTTCAGGTAAATAA